From the genome of Reyranella humidisoli:
GTGGATCAGGCTACCGTTACCCGGCGACGGATAGGAATGCTTCCCCGGCTCCTTGCGCAGCGCTGCGACCAGTTCCTCAATCGAGCCGATGCCGCCGGCGGGCGCCACGACGATCATCGGGACCGTGGTGAAGTGGGCCACCGCCTCCAGGCCCTTGATCGGGTCGTAGGGCAGCTTGTCGTAAAGCGCCGGCACGATACCCATGATCGACGTGCCGACCAGCAGCGTGTAGCCGTCGGGCTTGGCGTCGGCCACGATCTGCGAGGCGATGTTGCCGGCGACGCCCGGCTTGTTGTCGACGATGACCTGCTGGCCGAGGATCTCCGTCAGCCGCTGCGCCAGCAACCGGCCGGCAATGTCGGTCGGTCCGCCCGGGGGAAAGCCGATGACCAGCCGGATCGCGCGATCCGGATAGGTCCCCTGAGCCTGTGCCCCGGCAGTCGATGCCGCGAGTGCCAAGCCGGCGGCCAGTACGCGCCGCCGTCGGATGACCGTCATTGTTTTGTTTCCTCCGCTTTGCCGCGAGTTTAGGGCGCTGCAGGCGTCATGCAATGGAGGCGGGTCGCGTGGCGAACATCTCCTGAAATTCCGGACTAATCCAAATCGTGTAAAGATGATCGAGCTGCAAATCTTGGCATTGGCAACAAGGGTGATTGTCGTGACCGAATCCTCGAAGAGCGCCCGGATCGCGGTCGACAATGCTTCGCTCGCCGACCTGCGGGAGGCGCTGACACAGGGACGCGCCACATCCAGCGAACTGACCCAGGCCTACCTCGCCCGCATCGAGGCCTATGACCGGAACGGCCCAGGCCTGAACTCCGTGCGCGTCACCAATCCAGATGCCCTGTCGATCGCCGCCGGCCTGGACGCCGTGAAGCCCTCGGCCGAACGGCCGCTCGCGGGCCTGCCGATCCTGGTGAAGGACAACATCGCCACCGGCGACAGGCAGCCCACCACCGCGGGCTCGCTGGCGTTGGCGGGAGCCCATGCCCGGGACGACGCCCCCGTTGTCAGGAGGTTGCGGGACGCCGGGGCGGTCATCCTGGGCAAGGCGAACCTCACCGAATTCGCCAACGTCCTCGCGATGGGCATGCCGTCGGGTTACAGTTCGATCGCGGGCTATGTCCGGAACCCCTATTCGCCAAAGCTCATGGACGACCACGCGCCGGTCGTGCTGCCCGGCGGATCGAGCGCCGGCTCGGCGGTCGCGGTTGCCGCCGGCCTTTGCGCCGCGGCGATCGGCACCGAGACCTCGGGCTCGCTGCTGAGCCCCGCCACCCAGAACGGCGTCGTCACCGTGAAGCCGACGGTCGGGCTGATCAGCCGCAGCGGCATCATCCCGATCTCGCACAGCCAGGACACCGCCGGTCCGATGACCCGCACCGTGCGGGATTCGGCGATCCTGCTGAACGTGCTGGCGGCGCGCGACCCGGACGATCCGGCGACGTATCTGCTGCAGCGGCCAGAAGACTATACAGCGAGTCTCGACAAGGACGGCCTGAAGGGCGCGCGTATCGGCGTGCCCAGCGATCCGGCCGATCCGCTCAACGACCCGTTCTATGGTCCGCTGTCGTCGCGCGGCAAGGATGTGATGGCCCAGGCGATCAAGGTGCTGGAAGACCTCGGCGCCTTTGTCGTACGTGCGGCCATTCCGGCCATCGGCTGGATCGGCGGCCCGGGCACGACCATGCCGGTGCTCAACCGCAATCCCTTCAGCCCCGGCAAGGGTACGCCGGGTCCCGCGTCCGTCGTCTTCCTCTACGAGCTGAAGCGCGATCTCAACCTCTACCTGCGCGACTGGGCGACCCGCACGCAGATCAAGACCATGGCCGACGTGATCGCGTTCAACACGGCGAACGCCGACAGAGCCTTGCGCTATGGACAGGACCTGTTCCTGGCAGCCGAGCAGACATTGGGCGATCTCTCGGAGCCGGAATACAGGTCGGCGCGCGCGATGGACCTGATGGCCGCCAAGGACCGCGGCATGGATGCCTATATGAGCCGGCACAGGCTCGACGCCGTGGTGTTCCCCGGCGCCAGCGGCGCGGCCATCGCGGCCAAGCCGGGCTATCCGAGCGTCCAGGTGCCGGCCGGTTTCATCTCCGGTGTCGGCAAGACGGAAACGCCCGACTATCCGCTCGGCCTCACCTTCGCCGGCCGCGCCTGGAGCGAGGCCACGCTGCTGCGCCTCGCCTACGCCTTCGAACAGGCGACCAACGCGCGCCGCCCGCCGCCGGATCTGCCGGCGTTGTAGCGAAGGGGCGCGAGCGCCGGCTTCGCCGACCTCAGAAATTTAACCCGTCGTCTCGACCGCAGCGCGGAGCGCGGAGTGGAGAGACCTTGCCTCAACGATTTGCCGGCCTTCAGTGGAGCGAAGGTCTCTCCACTACGCACCCTCGGTGCTTCGGTCGAGACGACGGGGATTGGTGGTTAAACCGCGATCACAACACCGTCGTGCCCCGGGTCGGCGCCGCCATCCAATCCGTCTTCATGGATGCGGATGCCGTGGACGGCGGCGAAGCCGAAGCCGTAGGGGCTGCGGACGACCGGATAGCCCTGCCCCTGCAGTTCGCGCTCCACGCGGCCCTGGATGCGGTTAGAGATGTCGATCGCGTCCGAGGTCGCGGAGAAGCGCGGCGCGCTCACCGCCTCGACCATCGTCATGTCGAAGTCGAGGGCGTTCAGGATGACGTGCAGCACGCCCATGGCGATCTGTGTGGCGCCGGGCGCGCCGATGATCAGGTGCGGCTTGCCGTCCTTGAAGATGATCGACGGCACGACCGAGCTGAACCGCGCCTTGCCCGGCGCGATCGATCCGGCGCGGCCCGGGCGCGGGTCGAATACGCCCATGCAGCCGTTGTACATGAAGCCGAGGCCCGGCGTGATCACGCCCGAGGGCATGCCCAGCGAGTGGGTCATGGTGAAACAGTTGCCGTCCTTGTCGAGCACGGAGATGTGCGTCGTGTCCTTGGAGACCGCGCCTGAGTTGAACCGCGTGACGCTGGCCTTCTCCCCGCGCGCGATCTCGCCCGCCATCGCCTTGGCATAGGCCTTCGAGGTCAGTTCACCGACCGGCACGGTGACGAACTTCGGATCTCCGACCTTGGCGTCCTTGTCGATGGTCGCCCGCTTCATTGCTTCCGCCACGATGCGCACGTGCTCAGTCGAGCCATGCTCCAGGCTGCCGATGTCGAAGTTCTCCAGGATGTTCAGCATCTCTATCAGCATCACGCCGCCGCCCGGCGGCTGGTTGGTCGAGACCTTGTAGCCGCGATATTCGCCCCAGAGCGGTTCGTTGCGGACGGTCCGCCACGCCTTGAGATCCTCGATCGACAGCAGCGCGTCGTTCTTCTTCATGTCCTCCGCGATCGCGTGGGCGATCTCGCCGGAATAGAAGACGTCGGCGCCGCCCTGGGCGATGGCGCGCAGCGTCTGGCCGTAGTCGCGGTTGACGACCCGGTCGCCCACCCGCTTGGGCACGCCGTCGGGTCGGCAGTAGAGCTCTCGCGCCGCCGGCGTAAAGCCGGTGCGCTCGAAGTTCGGGGCGCGGCCGAAGGCTCCGTCGTCGGCCCACCAGAAATGGACGTGCGGCCGCACCGTCCAGCCGCTCTCGGCCCAGGCGATGGCCGGCTCGACGATGCGCGACCAAGGCAGGCTGCCATGCTCCCTGTGCGCGTCGTAATACATCTTGAGGTTCGCCGGCGCGCAGATCGACTGGTAGCCGATGTCGTTCACCCTTCCCTTCAGGATGAAGCCGTAGCCGTCGCGCGCCTCGCTCTCGATCAGGTTAGCCCACATGTCGGGCCGCGCCGCGAGCGGCGCCGGCGCATGGGCGTCGATGTAGCCGTGGAACTTCTTGCCCGGCATGTAGATGCCGCAGGAGCCGAAACCCGCGATGCCGCACATCTGCGGATCGACGACTCCCTGCACCAGCGCGCAGGCGATACCGGCATCGACGGCGTTGCCGCCCTCGCGCAAGACGTCGGCCCCCGCCTCCGTCGGCTCGGGCTGCGGGGCCACGATCATCGCCTGCTTCTTGTACCGCACGTCGGTTCCTCCAACTCTTTGTTGGCGCGACTCAATCCCAACCGTTGCGCTTGCGCAATATCGCAGTCGACGGCGCCAGCGCGAGGCCCTTGCCCTGCACCGTGGGCAGCCATTCGGCGAGCGCCTGCAGCGTGGCGTCGTGCGGATGGCCGATCGCCACCACGAAGCCCTGCCGACGCGCCACGGCCTCCGTCTCGGCGAGCTTGCGGCGCACCGACTCCAGCGTCTCCTCGTCGTCGAGGAAGACGTGGCGCACGATCGACGGCACGCCGAACTCCTGCGCCGTCTGGTCGCCCACCGACTGCGGCGTCGTGCGCGAATCGAGGAACATCAGCCCGCGCGGCTTGAGCTGGCGCATCACCAGGTCCATGCCGCGTCGACTTGCGGTGAAGCGGCTGCCCATATGGTTGTTGATGCCGACATAGCCGCCGAAGCTCTCGAGCGCGATCAGCAGCCGCTGGCGCAGCTCGGCGTCGGACATCGACACCATCAGGGCGCCCGGGCCGGGATCGTTGCGGCCGTTGGGCTCCATCGGCATGTGCAGCATCAGCTCGTGTCCGCGCGCCCGCGCGGCGCGCGCCTGCTCCGGCAGGTCCTTGGCGTACGGCAGGAAGGACATGGTCATCGGGCCCGGCAGCTCCCAGGCGCGCTTCGAGCGCGCGCGGTCGAGGCCGACATCGTCGATCACGATCGCGATCAGCGGCCGGCTGCTGAGGTCGCGAAAGGGCACCGCATTGCGGCGCCAGGTCTGTTCGGCCGACAGGGCCGCGGCAACCTGCTTCGCTCGCGGCTTCTCCTCGAACGTCGGCAACGGCTTTCCCGGTTCGGCTTCCGAATATTTGGGAAAGCCCGGGATATCCTCGATGCGAGCGTATTTCGCTTCCGGTTGCGCGGGCTGCGATGCGGCATTGCGCTTCATGTCTTCAAGCGTATCGCGCGCCACTCGATCGCTGCCGCGCAGATCGAGTCGCTCGGCGATCCAGTAGCCGCCCAGGATGCTGCCGAAGAACAGCACGACCACGGCGATGACGATCGAGTGCCAACGATGCCCGGAGATCCACGCAGCGAGCGCGTCGTAACGGAACAGCAGACGATCGACGAACCCGGGCCCGCGCCTCGGACTCCTTCTGTTCGTCTTCCCGCTTCTGTTCTTCCTCGACGCCATCTGAGAGTTATGCCCTAACCTCTTGGCCGAGGCCACTATTTCGCCTCAATCCAGCGTTGTTCGTGGCTATACGCTCGCCAGCGACTTGATGAGCCGGATGTCGGGTTCGCCGGAACGGCCGCTTTCGCGGCGGAAGCCGAGATGCTTGGCGAGATCGAGCATCTTGCTGTTCTCGCGCAGCACATGGCCGACGACGCGCTTGATGCCGCGCGTCTTGCCGTAGATCAGCACATGCCTCAGCAACAGCTCGCCATAACCACGTCCCTGGCGATCGGATGCGACCGTCAACGCGAACTCGGCCTGCTGGAAATCGGGATCGGCCACGAGCCGGCCGACGCCCACCAGGTCCTTGCCGCCTTCGAGCAGCAGGAAGGCCATCTCCCGGTCGTAGTCGATCTGCGTCAATCGCGCGGCGAGTTCGTGGCTCATCTCGCGCAGGGGACCAAAGAAGCGCATGCGCACGTCCTCGGGTGTCATGCGCCGCGTGAAGGCACGCAGCATCGGCTCGTCGTCAGGACGGATCGGCCGCAGCCTAAGCTTCTCGCCGCGATGCTCGACCTCGGTTTCCAGTTCGACCGGATAGGGCCGGATGGCGAAGCGCGCCGCCCGCTCCGGCCCCTTCTTCAGGCGCTGCACCACGATGCGCGCATCGAGCGCGATCACGCCGTCAGCGTCGGCCAGCAGCGGATTGATGTCGAGTTCGGCGATCTCGCCCACATCCGCGATGAGCTGCGAGAGACGGATCATCACCTCGCCAACGGCGGCCCGGTCCGCCGGGGCGCGGTCACGGTAGCCGCGCAGCAGCCTGTCGACTCTCGTCCGGCTGAGCGCATCCTCGGCCAGCACGGGATCGAGCGGCGGCAGCGCCAGCGCCTTGTCGTCGATCACCTCGGCCGCCACGCCGCCATGCCCCACCAGGATGATGGGCCCGAATACCGCATCCTCGGCTGCGCCCAGGATCAGTTCGACCGCGTGCGGGCGGCGGATCATCGGCTGGACCACGAACCCGTCGATGCGCGCCTTGTTGGCGACGACCAGCACCTTGCCGGTCATCTCGCGCACGGCATCGAGAACGGCCTGCTCGGACATCAGGTCGAGCGCCACGCCGCCGACATCGGTCTTGTGGGTGATGTCGCGCGACAGGATCTTCACCGCGACAGGAAAGCCGATGCGCACCGCCGCCGCGGCGGCACCGGCGGCGTCGCGCACGATCTCGGTCGGCACGACGGGAATGCCGTAGGCCGCCAAAACGCGCTTGGCTTCCGGCTCGGTCAGCACCGAGCGCTTCTCGGCGAGCGCGCCCTGCACGATCGCACGCACGAGGTCGGTGTCGGAACGGACTTCCGGCACGGAAGGCGGCGTGCGCTGCAGGGCCCGCTGGCCGCGACGATACTCCACCAGGTGCATGAAGCCGCGCACGGCGCGCAATGGGGTGTCGTAGGCCGGGATCCCGGCGTCGTGCAGCACGTTGCGGCCCGCCTGGGCCTCCGGACCGCCGATCCAGCAGCCGATCACCGGCACGACCTTCGCGCCGGGGGCGCCGACGATGGCGCGTGCGACCTCGACCGACGAGGTGAGCGCCGTCGGCACGTTCATGGCCAGCACGGCGCCGACGCCGCGATCGTCCGCCAGCCCGTTCAGCGCCGCGGCGTAGCGTGCGCCGTCGGCATCGCCCACGATGTCGACGGGATTGGCACGCGACCAGGCGCGCGGCATCTGCTTATCGAGGTTCCCGATTGTGCGCGGCAGCAAGGTCGCGAGTTCGCCGCCCTCGTCCATCAGCAGGTCGGTGGCAATGATGCCCGCGCCGCCGCCGTTGGTCAGGATCGCCAGTCGCTCGCTGCGTGGCGCGATGCTGTGGCCCAGCGTCTCCGCCGCATCGAACAGTTCGCCAAGGCCCAGGACGCGCACCAGGCCGGCGCGCGCGAAAGCCGCGTCATAAACGGCGGCCGATCCCGCCATCGAGCCAGTATGCGACGCCGTCGCCTGTGCCGCCGCGGCATGACGCCCGCCCTTGAGGACGATGACGGGCTTGATGCGCGCCAACCCGCGCGCCGCCGACATGAACTTGCGCGCCTGCGTGATGCCCTCGACGTACATGAGCACGGCGCGCGTCTCGAGGTCCCGCGCAAGCATGTCGAGTACGTCGCCGAAATCGACGTCGGCCATGTCGCCCATCGAGATCAGGTGGGAGAAGCCGATGCCCTGCGCCACGCCCCAGTCCGCGAGCCCGGCCAGTACGGCGCCGGACTGCGCCACGGCGGCGATGCGCCCGCCCTTCAGGCGCGTCGGTCCGAAACTCGCGTTGAGGCCAAGCCCAGGTGCGGCGTAGCCGATGCAGTTGGGGCCGATGATGCGCAGCAGATGCGGCTTGGCGGCGTTGAGCAGCCGCTGGCGCCACCGGGCATTCACTGCCCCGGCATCCGGGCCGCTGCCCGGCCCGGCGCTGATCACCACCGCGGCGTGCGTGCCCGCCTGGCCCAGCGCCGTGATCAGGGCGGGGATCGTTTCGGCCGGCGTCATGATGACGGCGAGGTCGGCGGGCTCCGGCAGGTCGGAGACGCGCTTGAAGACCGTGCGGCCGGCGATCGTGCCGCCCTTGCGGTTGACCAGGTGGATATCGCCCTTGAAACCGCCGGCCAGGAGATTGTGGGTGACGGCTGCGCCCACGGAGCCGGGGCGTTCGCTGGCACCAATGGCGACGACCGAGCGTGGCGCCATCAGGGAATCGAGATTTCGGGTGGACATGGCGCTAGAAGAGCGCCGGACCGTTCATCAGCACAAGCCCTGAAACGATCACGAACGCTGCGGCCACGCGGCGTCCCCCGAATGGCTCACCGAGGATCAGCGTGCCAATCAGGGCGCCGAACAGCACCGATGTCTCCCGGAGCGCCGCGACATGGGCCATCGGTCCCAACGCCAGCGCGTAGATGGCGATGCCATAGCCCGTATTGGCGATCAGGCCGCCCCCGACGCCGCGATACCAGGTCTTCTTCATGTGCGCCCAGACGGTTGCCGGCCGCTTCCAGAAAGCCAGCACCAGCAGCCACGGCCCCTCGAGCACGGCAAGCCAGGCGATGTAGGAGATGCGATGCTGAGTGGTCTCGCCGGCGGCGCGCACGCCCAGCCCGTCCGAGATGATATAGCCCGCGATGGTGATGCCGGTGAGGATCGCGAACAGTGTCGCCAGGCCATGGCGACTGCCCGGTCGCGGCACGACGTTCTTCAGCGGCAGCGCCAGTGCCACCAGGCCGAAGCTCAGCAGGAACACGCCGGCGATGTCCTGCGGCCGC
Proteins encoded in this window:
- a CDS encoding Bug family tripartite tricarboxylate transporter substrate binding protein, translating into MTVIRRRRVLAAGLALAASTAGAQAQGTYPDRAIRLVIGFPPGGPTDIAGRLLAQRLTEILGQQVIVDNKPGVAGNIASQIVADAKPDGYTLLVGTSIMGIVPALYDKLPYDPIKGLEAVAHFTTVPMIVVAPAGGIGSIEELVAALRKEPGKHSYPSPGNGSLIHMGSLLLAQRAGGDALHVPYKGSAPAMQDTLAGRHAFQIDTLGSSKGFADAGRLKILAVCDTRRAASMPDVPTVQEKTGIAIEVVTWNLIFAPAGTSRPIVDRLNAAINQAVKTPEMMEKARAAGIDLVESTPATSKKFYEDQMAMWAPIVKASGAKVE
- a CDS encoding amidase family protein, whose translation is MTESSKSARIAVDNASLADLREALTQGRATSSELTQAYLARIEAYDRNGPGLNSVRVTNPDALSIAAGLDAVKPSAERPLAGLPILVKDNIATGDRQPTTAGSLALAGAHARDDAPVVRRLRDAGAVILGKANLTEFANVLAMGMPSGYSSIAGYVRNPYSPKLMDDHAPVVLPGGSSAGSAVAVAAGLCAAAIGTETSGSLLSPATQNGVVTVKPTVGLISRSGIIPISHSQDTAGPMTRTVRDSAILLNVLAARDPDDPATYLLQRPEDYTASLDKDGLKGARIGVPSDPADPLNDPFYGPLSSRGKDVMAQAIKVLEDLGAFVVRAAIPAIGWIGGPGTTMPVLNRNPFSPGKGTPGPASVVFLYELKRDLNLYLRDWATRTQIKTMADVIAFNTANADRALRYGQDLFLAAEQTLGDLSEPEYRSARAMDLMAAKDRGMDAYMSRHRLDAVVFPGASGAAIAAKPGYPSVQVPAGFISGVGKTETPDYPLGLTFAGRAWSEATLLRLAYAFEQATNARRPPPDLPAL
- a CDS encoding gamma-glutamyltransferase family protein, producing the protein MIVAPQPEPTEAGADVLREGGNAVDAGIACALVQGVVDPQMCGIAGFGSCGIYMPGKKFHGYIDAHAPAPLAARPDMWANLIESEARDGYGFILKGRVNDIGYQSICAPANLKMYYDAHREHGSLPWSRIVEPAIAWAESGWTVRPHVHFWWADDGAFGRAPNFERTGFTPAARELYCRPDGVPKRVGDRVVNRDYGQTLRAIAQGGADVFYSGEIAHAIAEDMKKNDALLSIEDLKAWRTVRNEPLWGEYRGYKVSTNQPPGGGVMLIEMLNILENFDIGSLEHGSTEHVRIVAEAMKRATIDKDAKVGDPKFVTVPVGELTSKAYAKAMAGEIARGEKASVTRFNSGAVSKDTTHISVLDKDGNCFTMTHSLGMPSGVITPGLGFMYNGCMGVFDPRPGRAGSIAPGKARFSSVVPSIIFKDGKPHLIIGAPGATQIAMGVLHVILNALDFDMTMVEAVSAPRFSATSDAIDISNRIQGRVERELQGQGYPVVRSPYGFGFAAVHGIRIHEDGLDGGADPGHDGVVIAV
- a CDS encoding divergent polysaccharide deacetylase family protein, which gives rise to MASRKNRSGKTNRRSPRRGPGFVDRLLFRYDALAAWISGHRWHSIVIAVVVLFFGSILGGYWIAERLDLRGSDRVARDTLEDMKRNAASQPAQPEAKYARIEDIPGFPKYSEAEPGKPLPTFEEKPRAKQVAAALSAEQTWRRNAVPFRDLSSRPLIAIVIDDVGLDRARSKRAWELPGPMTMSFLPYAKDLPEQARAARARGHELMLHMPMEPNGRNDPGPGALMVSMSDAELRQRLLIALESFGGYVGINNHMGSRFTASRRGMDLVMRQLKPRGLMFLDSRTTPQSVGDQTAQEFGVPSIVRHVFLDDEETLESVRRKLAETEAVARRQGFVVAIGHPHDATLQALAEWLPTVQGKGLALAPSTAILRKRNGWD
- a CDS encoding bifunctional acetate--CoA ligase family protein/GNAT family N-acetyltransferase, translated to MSTRNLDSLMAPRSVVAIGASERPGSVGAAVTHNLLAGGFKGDIHLVNRKGGTIAGRTVFKRVSDLPEPADLAVIMTPAETIPALITALGQAGTHAAVVISAGPGSGPDAGAVNARWRQRLLNAAKPHLLRIIGPNCIGYAAPGLGLNASFGPTRLKGGRIAAVAQSGAVLAGLADWGVAQGIGFSHLISMGDMADVDFGDVLDMLARDLETRAVLMYVEGITQARKFMSAARGLARIKPVIVLKGGRHAAAAQATASHTGSMAGSAAVYDAAFARAGLVRVLGLGELFDAAETLGHSIAPRSERLAILTNGGGAGIIATDLLMDEGGELATLLPRTIGNLDKQMPRAWSRANPVDIVGDADGARYAAALNGLADDRGVGAVLAMNVPTALTSSVEVARAIVGAPGAKVVPVIGCWIGGPEAQAGRNVLHDAGIPAYDTPLRAVRGFMHLVEYRRGQRALQRTPPSVPEVRSDTDLVRAIVQGALAEKRSVLTEPEAKRVLAAYGIPVVPTEIVRDAAGAAAAAVRIGFPVAVKILSRDITHKTDVGGVALDLMSEQAVLDAVREMTGKVLVVANKARIDGFVVQPMIRRPHAVELILGAAEDAVFGPIILVGHGGVAAEVIDDKALALPPLDPVLAEDALSRTRVDRLLRGYRDRAPADRAAVGEVMIRLSQLIADVGEIAELDINPLLADADGVIALDARIVVQRLKKGPERAARFAIRPYPVELETEVEHRGEKLRLRPIRPDDEPMLRAFTRRMTPEDVRMRFFGPLREMSHELAARLTQIDYDREMAFLLLEGGKDLVGVGRLVADPDFQQAEFALTVASDRQGRGYGELLLRHVLIYGKTRGIKRVVGHVLRENSKMLDLAKHLGFRRESGRSGEPDIRLIKSLASV
- a CDS encoding EamA family transporter, translating into MVVEPLIIALLLAAALMHATWNAILKSDQSDRLATFGLIMTTGTVMGLCIVPFVPMIESAAWKYLILSVAIHVAYYFFLLKAYSYGDLSHTYPIARGLGPLLVALVSGRFIGEHLRPQDIAGVFLLSFGLVALALPLKNVVPRPGSRHGLATLFAILTGITIAGYIISDGLGVRAAGETTQHRISYIAWLAVLEGPWLLVLAFWKRPATVWAHMKKTWYRGVGGGLIANTGYGIAIYALALGPMAHVAALRETSVLFGALIGTLILGEPFGGRRVAAAFVIVSGLVLMNGPALF